Genomic window (Magnolia sinica isolate HGM2019 chromosome 6, MsV1, whole genome shotgun sequence):
tgAAGCTACACATTTAAAGATTGAagaaatggtggagattgttgttgtcagatgtcttaaatctgatatctgggctcgatgacatcgagctagcttcgatgccatcgagtatttttcgaattttcaccTCTGGTTGGTAGACAGATTTGGTcattcttcgataacatcgaagggtgctcgatgtcatcgaaggttttatGCATAAATTTTGCGAAAACGCAGATTTTGCGAAATTTTCTTCTGATTTTGTTTaggattctttctaaaactatatatatgggtgtaagcgGGATTGAaatgtattctaaggcttcctaaactaTTACAAAGGGTTTCTAAGTAgttatagggtttcaaagggcatagcaagggtgagatttgaggatcACTCAAAttgggtaagtcttctctctttgtaatctttgctttcatagtgaatttttgtcgctttgtgccgtgattttttcccgaaagggtttttcacgttaaattgttgcgttctctttgtgtttgcttggtgctcttggattgcaatcctagattcatctctgtgtgatttcgccatTTTTTTCCCAACaagttcttctttcttctttctcaatGTAATATCCAATGAGGCTTGGGATGTTGATAATAGACAACCGACTAGCATACTAAAAGCTCCAGAGCTGATGGGGAATGATCAATTTATCCCTATATACTGGCCCTCTCAGGCAAACTAGAGCGAGACTGCCCCGTGGGGAACCCCCACTTCTCACGAATCCCTGAATTGCATGGtcccacaatgggcctcacttcaTGACCATTTTGCATCTCGCAGACCGCACATCATTGGCCACCCCTACCCTAGCATTGAGATATAGTGCATTCTTATAATCACACCAATATTCCCCTCATCATTTACCCACATTGGTGAGGATACTCAAACACTGGGctcccactctaataccattTTGATACAAACAATTGACCAACACATCAAAAACTCCAAAGCTAATGGGGAAGGATCGGTTTATCCCTATATGTAGGCCCTTCAAGGCAAATCCAGCCGAGACCTCCCCGTGGACAACCCCTACTTCGCATTGTCCTCGAATTGCACAgtcccacagtgggccccactcctaaACCATTACgcatgttatgaatgaaagagatttctcACCTTTTGCTTAaagattgagaaaaaaaaaaatttattctaTTGTTAACTTGGTGGTGTGAAACCACAGGGAGTGATTGCTTAgttatcttttctacttttctctttTTTCAACAAGGTATCATCTTttatcatctttttctttttttcttttttttccttatttcttatcatccaaaacctaaatcgaccaatcccaaacctaaactggCCATAGCTGGCCATACCTTACTGTCTGTATGGACTTACGGTCGCATATACATACAGCTATCCGTACGGTCAACCTTATACAGTGGCCCCATTGTCTCATTACGAATACTCTTCACTTCCCTTTGATTCCCTCTTCAAAACCCTAATATAATTTCACCAAATTCTAagaataaaatttcaaattttcaaaatctcCAATTTTCTAAACCCAAATTTCCAAAATCTAAAAAATCTCTTATACAAATCATAAATGCATAATTCACATAACCTCAAATCCATATTCTTagttttaaaaaccctaaatcgtaAATCCCTTAAATATAAAATCTAAAATCCTAATCCAAAATTTTCCAAAACCTTAACCCTAATGTTCCAAACTTTAATTCCTCCGAGTCTAGATACCCCAAACTCATTTCCCACATTTACCTAGTCTTTAAATAGCCCTAATATGTCAAAACTCATACAAGAGACATGATTTCTATTGATTTCAGATTTAACTCCATGTTAGGATGGGGGTTCTATCTCCCATAGGTCTCAGTTAATTAGTAATTTATGAGTTTCACATTGCAGAATTGTCATATGCTTGAATTTGGACATGTCATGGatataaaatttttgaatttatgataaattagctttattttgtcACTCTATCGATCTAGTTATTTTGTCTTTTAATTTCATACcatcatattaggttagatcattTCATTTTGCATTACATGTTTAAGTCTCTTATTGTCCTCTTCCATTGGGATATGATCTATTTATAATGAATTAAGGTTGTAAGGAGAGATACTGGCTATAGAGGTAAATGATATTTAAGATGTATTTGGATGAAGGTAAAtgtaagtaaatgaaatgaaatagaaGTAAATGTGCaggtaaatgaaatcctctctaaGGTTTTGGAAGTAATTTGGTGAAATGCCTTTCTGAGCTCCCTCGAGAATCACACATGTAAATGAAGGTGCTATTATGCACATGTCCACCATACACGTGTTACACTAATGATTCTCTAAAACAAAGCAAATGTCAACTACATTACTAAAATCACACAAAGaatgatccaaatcatccaaaggaTGACCATCTAAATAAACGATTATAAAATGTTAGTAAGTCGGTAGCCTACCCAAAATtctaaatttcatcatttttagttaaagtatatatttcaataaacTTATtacaataattatattaaatattGCATACATATAGTAAGTTGGGATATTGAAGTTAATTTAAGATATCACATATATTCCAataaatatattgaaaaattcaaatgcgTACCAACTCCTCACATTTACTCCAATTCAAATAGAATATTTTAATCAATGTATTTCATTTACTCTTGTCCAACACAATTATTAAAGCCcattactcccaattcatttacctccgaATCCCTTCCCACTTTGATTTTGTGTTGATTCTACTTAGACAAGTTGGATGATATATGCATACTTGGCCCCACGAGTAAACGTTGTAAATGATCGAAACCTCGATATGGATTTATCTCGTCCGAAGTCAGTTTTTCTAGAACAAGCTTTTTCTTCTCCAGTTACTTACGCATAGCATAGGAATTTATTCACCTGCATGTATGCGGCCCACCATTAATGGATGtgccatcccaaccgttcataAGATGATCCCCACAGAGATGATGGGATGCCACATAAATCAGGTTTATCCAAtgatcaaatgggccagaaaAATATAAAACAATCGAGACCACCCAAAGCCTCCAAATTCAAGTGACGACTCATATGATAGTTAGATCGGCTAATTTCTGGGATGTCCCACTTTCATGATGGCCTGATCGTGATGTACGAGTTGGATACAACCCATACACTacggagatctcaaaattaaaaaATGCTGTATATAAGCTTATCATACACCGTTGTAGACTCTGAGGAACTGGCCCCATGGACATCGAAAGCGAAAAGGCACCCTATGTTGGGAAATGATCCAATGTTCTCACAGCACTAtaataagttatagtgctcctaattgAATTGGGACACCTAAACAATAAAATCCGGTGATCCATACGGTTCATCAGGTCTGACGTACATTTCATGTGGTTCTATGTAAATATTACACCCATATgagaaatattaaccatttgagcAATGGCCTTTAATGTGGACGGTCAATAGATTTTATACAAAACAGGTCCAATCAACGATTTGATTTATCTATTTCTAaggacccatcatggattgctcatGATTACAAAAAAGACACTTTTTCTAGGCAATCTTGACCATCTCATCCCTTTGGATAAAGGGACGGCTAAAGAAAATATGGCCAAATAaaggacggattggatcatccattAGTGGAAATTCCTGAATTATAGTCATGAAATGTTTCTGaccttaatggacagttcagatcgatcgATTGAACGGTTCTTATGGtctgagagcattggagcatttcttcCCATGTTTTCCATGCATCAGCAGATGTAAGTACGCCACGAGATCTCGTATCTCCACACGTATGGAATGCCTGCATGAGATCCCAACCGCTAATCTGCTGATTCCTCCCATCGATCGTTTAAACCCCTAAAAATACACCGATCGGATGATCCCAGCAGCTGATTGAAAGGATTTTCAGTACAGCGACTGGATGGTTAGAAGATGGCGTTCCAaaaccaacggtccacattcgatTTCAGAAAGTCGCATTATCAGCGGCAAAAACTCATCAGACATCTGTGATACCTTTTGACGTGATCTATAAATGGTAGGGCCCGATAGGCGAACCGTCTGGATCTTCTTCAACCGTCCACTTGTACGGATATGGAGTGCTTGGTAACCAACCGGACGATTAAAATGGTTTGAACGGTGTGATCTTTGTGCTACAGTCCATCCACTATGGGACCCAAGGTTTTGACGGTCTGGATAGGTGTGCGTATAAGCCATTAACGGATGAGTGGCCACAGGGTAGTAATTCGTGCTAAAAGCACGATGGAGATTCGtacgaggttttttttttctttgtacaGTGCACCGCGGATAGTTTGAATAGTACCGTCCGGGCTTTCAGTtcgcacaagtggggcccatttttcatTTACAAAGACGTTGatattatgaggcccactgtaGATGGATCATATACCAAACAAAATATCCTATTAGATGAtcctaatcctttgatggatagaCAACAATAGGCCGTTGAAATAGAAAATAGAGCAACGGTATACATGCAACAGGTAGAAGGGCCAAATACCCTGTATCTATGGTGTTATTTATCGTATGGTCCATCTACGACGAGACCCATCACTTCAATGTTTTAGATTGatgatccatgggccccacttacataGACTGGAAACCACGCTCTGTACAAACTCACAGCCCGAGGGTTTTATAGCTAGGTTCTGCCGCTGGAGGATGGCGGAATGTGCTCGCCCTCTGCCTCACGACGTGATGATCTCGACCGTTCATCAGTGGGTATGTTAGGATCTTGTTATCTGAACCCTtattttgggtagtttttttagAACGAAGATATGTATTATTTATGACAGGAAATTctgaatgaacggtctggatcatcaaatagTGGTGTAGAAATGGCGAGCAGTGTCGGCGAGCCTATAGACGAGAACCTTGCTCGCAAGCTATAAAAATATGAGGTAGTGTGTTATGGTACTgggtttcgtgggccccacgtaaACTTTACATCAGATCAATCGCGTCCGTTAGATGACCCCTCCAATGTTAGTTATGAGGACAAAATCTGCCTGAATGGAAACTAATATGGGCTACACAACAAGGAAAAGATGGGAGGGGATCCCAACCAATAAAATTTTCCCAAATATATGTGGGCCCGAATTGTTGTctatattccatctaatccattaataaaattaaataaaatattttaaatggttaaaaataatttcagtctACTAAAATCCCTATATCATCCTCACCATATGAATATAAATCTCTTACTAATGATTCTaaatattttactttattgtgGCCCAAATAAGATATTATCATCATAATATATTTTCTCTACGGTTatatttattattaaaatattattaacgTAGTGGATTACTTTAAAATTTGATTTGAGCCCGACAAATTCACGGTACCACCACAAGTTATTGTGTTCCTGATACCACCGAACCGCACCTTATAAAGATAAAtatagaaaatggtggaattaTACGTTACGGGCCCGCATCTTTGCAAAACATAAACGCGTTTTCAAATCtcgcaagtggggcccacaatccaGTAATCCAAACCACTTGATCTGCCGCGTCCTACCGTGAGCGGATTATTCTCTCTTTAATAGGACAACCGTAAACCGTTCGATTTGTGGCATTATTGTAGACGGTCaggatgagaaaaaaaaaaaacaaaagaaaaggaaactccTAACTTGGGTTCTTGGGATCTTCCCATCTATGTTATTTTTTTAGCATGCACCATCCACGGGGGAATCAACGTACCAATGGTgtagatcaccaaaccatgggccccacatgtcagaACTGAGAAAAAACCATGTGTACGGACGTGACCTGTATATAACCCGGGTAACAGGAATCccgagctctgtggggcctactatgatgtttgtgttatatccactccgtccatcggattccccatatcattttatgatatggttccaaaaattagggaggtcaaaaattcaagtgggtcacaacacaagaaacagtggatatGGAAACAACCTACGGTTGAAACCGTCATGTGTCCCACCTtaatatttacatgccatccaacacGTTCATTATCTGATTCCCATTTGGAttaagggaaaccacaaatactaccctgatccaaaacatcttcagcccctaataagttttcaatggcggACATTCAATCCCGAGTGTTTCTTATAgtgtagcccacatgagttttagatctcccTCATGTTTGGGTTAACGCTATAAAATGAGATgaagaatccaatggacggattggatataacaaagatatcatggtgggccccacggatcttGGGTTACAGGGGATTTATGTAACCCGGGTTAGAAGAAAGTCGCGTCCAATATATACCGTCCAAAGATGCGGGCCACGCATCATATCATTGCGTATAGAAATATACGAACCCACCAAACCAAAAACCAAACCGCACCAAgaagccagagagagagagagagagagagagagaggagagagaggagtgagagaaaagaagaaaaatccatGCATGCTATGTAATGTAAGCATTTAcatgctctctttctctctctccatatatatgtgtatgtttCTGCTCTTCTGCTGTCCTTTTGAAAGCACCTCTCCTTCTCTCCCAcgccgcctctctctctctctctctcttcatgacCTTACCAACACCACCATTCACCCCCTTTGCATTTCTCCAAAATTACCAAAAcgcccttctttctcttctctcacactaacccaaaaaaaagaagaagaaaaaggcccCATCTTTTTAATCCAATCTCTTCCATCACTGGTATGTAtggatgtatgtatatgtatgtatgcatgcatccacgtacctttcttccttcctttgtaaggatttttttttttcatctcgtCTTTTGTGTTATTTCTATCTGGgtttattttagtttttatttttaattattttttaatttttatttttgggttttttttatgGGATGATCAGAGGTTTTAGGGGTTTTTCTGTTTCAGTacatttgatggttggattgaaaTTGAGATGGGTTTTTTCTGGGTTTTAGCGTCGGGGCCCAATTCGGACTTTTTTGCCCCTTTTCTTCCTGTTGATGGTGGTTTTGGATGTTGATTTTTTGGAGTAATGCCCGTTTGTTTCTCTTGGTCTGAACTGATTCATGGgcactgattttattttatttttatgcttttattttaTGGTGTGGAATCTCTTGATGTTGACTGAAAGGTCTGGATGGTATgtgtatttgattttattttgggTGTTTTGTATTTTGGAGAATTCAATGGTGGGTTCTGATTGTTGGGTTTTTGTTAGATTTTGTGTtgtagaaaaaaggaaagaaaggcaATGGCTTTTCATCATCTGTCTGACAGTCTTTTAGTTTCCCTTGGTTTGATGGATTTTGTAGTTTATGTGCATTGTATGGTCGGTTTGGATTGATGGGTTTTCGGTAGATCGTCTTATAATGCAATCTGTCTATCATCTGTACCACAATCGGAGCTGCATTGCATAATAGATTTCGATTGGTGTGTTTTTGTTAGTTTTAAATTTGGGTATTCATCTATAAGACAATGTGAATTCTGATCAAATCAGCATTTTTTTTGTTTGCGATTTAAGGGGGTTCAGTGATGCATTTGGATTATTAGGCTTTTTCTACTAATTTTgtaaaatttgtaaaaatttcACTGGATTTTCATCCTATGGTGCTAATTCTTATTGACGAAGAATCTGGTTGCAGTGAACAGGCTTGTCCGCTGATCTGCATTGCTGTGTAGAGCTGGCTCTGCTGGGtgatttgaggcagtttcagacTTCCTGCCATTCACGAGATGGAAGGAGGGGGAACTGAACAGGATTACGACGAATTCGAGATGCTTCTTGGCGAGATCCCAAATGTGACTGCCGCAAATCCCCATCCTGAAGAATCCAGCCCCGTGGTTAGTGCCTCGGATTTGAAGGCAGTTTCATTGAAAAAGGACAATGCGGAGTCTTCTCCATCAACCCCCTTTACTAACTTCTACAACACTTCCCAAACGGCGAAGCATGGGGGCAGTGCAACTGCAACCTTGTATGGTAGCTTGAGCTTTGAAAGGCCTGTCTGCATGAATAATTCCCAGGGCCCATTCGATCACAAACTAAATACTGACGGAGGAAAAATCAGCATTAAGAATGAGTACCAAACACCCATCACAAATGTCGATTGTGATGAACCAAAACTGCCGGATGACCATTCACTGTCATCCGCATTCGCGGAATTGAGCTTCAAGGATGGTGTGGCAATGGAACCTGTGATGCCGGGACCCGTTAAATATAAAACCATACCCGATCATGCTTATTTAATGGAAGGACAGTATCCCAACTTCTTAATGAGATCTTTCTCTGGTCTAGATTCGGTCAGCGCAGCCGTTCCTCCATCACCCAATGCCCTCAACAGCATgaacctggtgggccccacatcagagCCATTCCCATCTTTAACGAACACAAATAGGCTGGACAAATTCAACAGTGGAGCTATGCCGTTTCCTCCTGGAATGCATGCCTTCCAGATGCTTCCAGACGTTCGGGTTCCAGGAATGGAGTTCCCTGTTTCCCCATTTCAGCAGCAGTACTACTTGGATGGACAATCTCCTCCTTACATGCAGCCGCAACACTTAAGTCGGTCCCACATGCCATTGCGGCATACAGAGGAGGAGAGGCTTTGCAGAATGCATCAGCAATACTTTTACTTGCAACAGCTGCAGAATCATGGATCTGAAGTCCATCAGATTCAAGCGGGTGCGAACTTACCCATGGGGCCCCTGGCTAGGAGCCCAAGACAACATTATTTTGAGCTGCCTATCTCTCACCAAATCGAGCAGGCCAATCAAGAGTCGTTTTGGAATACCAACACGGTTCCGAGGGGAATTAGTTCGTCGGATCTAATGCCAATGGGCCGCAACCTTTGCCGTTTCTATGCTCAGGGGTTCTGTGGAAGGGGGGATAGCTGCCCGTTTGCACATGGTGAGAAGCAAATGTCTGCAACTGGCTTGAACTGCCCTCCTGCTCATCTTTCTTCGAAAGAACTACAAGCATTCCAAGTTCTCGACAAAGGGGTCAGACAGAATTTTCCCGAAAAGATTTTGACTCGATCACATGGGTTGAACTCGTTAATAGCTATCAAACCTTGCTCTATTGGAGTACATGAACCAGCGAACCATGCCAACTCCAATGGAAGGGTGTTTTCAAACGGCCACCTCCACCACCCTTCTGTTACGAATGCTGGATCCTTCCAGCTAGATGGTCGTAGCTCTCGAGATTCTTCCCCTGATAATTTAGATTTTAGGTACGCTTCAAGATCACAGCAGCAGAAATATAACTCGGTGGACGAAATTGTGGGGAGAATCTATCTCTTGGCGAAGGATCAGCATGGTTGTCGTTTCCTGCAAAAAAAATTCGCGGAGGGTTCTTCCGAAGATATTCGGAAGATCTTCGTTGAGATAATTGGTCACATTGTCGAGCTCATGACCGATCCTTTTGGGAACTATCTCATCCAAAAGCTGCTTGAAGTGTGCAACGAGGATCAGAGAATGCAGATACTTCAAACTGTCACAAGAAAACCTGATGAAATTATTAAGATCTC
Coding sequences:
- the LOC131249287 gene encoding uncharacterized protein LOC131249287 translates to MEGGGTEQDYDEFEMLLGEIPNVTAANPHPEESSPVVSASDLKAVSLKKDNAESSPSTPFTNFYNTSQTAKHGGSATATLYGSLSFERPVCMNNSQGPFDHKLNTDGGKISIKNEYQTPITNVDCDEPKLPDDHSLSSAFAELSFKDGVAMEPVMPGPVKYKTIPDHAYLMEGQYPNFLMRSFSGLDSVSAAVPPSPNALNSMNLVGPTSEPFPSLTNTNRLDKFNSGAMPFPPGMHAFQMLPDVRVPGMEFPVSPFQQQYYLDGQSPPYMQPQHLSRSHMPLRHTEEERLCRMHQQYFYLQQLQNHGSEVHQIQAGANLPMGPLARSPRQHYFELPISHQIEQANQESFWNTNTVPRGISSSDLMPMGRNLCRFYAQGFCGRGDSCPFAHGEKQMSATGLNCPPAHLSSKELQAFQVLDKGVRQNFPEKILTRSHGLNSLIAIKPCSIGVHEPANHANSNGRVFSNGHLHHPSVTNAGSFQLDGRSSRDSSPDNLDFRYASRSQQQKYNSVDEIVGRIYLLAKDQHGCRFLQKKFAEGSSEDIRKIFVEIIGHIVELMTDPFGNYLIQKLLEVCNEDQRMQILQTVTRKPDEIIKISCNMHGTRAIQKVIETLKTPEQISMVISSLKPGIVMLIKDANGNHVAQRCLSCLMPEYSEFLFEAATAHCVELATDRHGCCVLQKCLQHSDGEPKHLLMSEITSNALALSQDPYGNYVVQYIIDQGIPWATANVLDQLEGSFGYLSMQKYSSNVVEKCLKSAGEERLTRIIHELINNSRLGQILQDPYGNYVVQSALAESKGAIHAAFVEAIRPHVPALRSSPYGKKVLSSHSLKK